In one Brassica oleracea var. oleracea cultivar TO1000 chromosome C9, BOL, whole genome shotgun sequence genomic region, the following are encoded:
- the LOC106314318 gene encoding uncharacterized protein LOC106314318 has protein sequence MYTDAAWNPSTKCAGLAWIIDDAGSSSSHSATATFVASPLTAETLALRDAMTSALHCGINALLICSDSQILINLVNSRGRHVEIAVLLKDIQFLSTLFNVVEFKFIPRLDNHRADRVAKHALSIM, from the coding sequence ATGTACACGGACGCCGCATGGAATCCATCGACGAAGTGTGCAGGACTTGCTTGGATCATTGATGATGCGGGTTCATCCTCCTCTCATTCAGCGACAGCTACCTTCGTAGCATCGCCCCTAACTGCGGAAACCTTGGCATTGAGAGATGCCATGACCTCTGCTCTGCATTGCGGGATTAACGCTCTCCTCATCTGTTCTGATTCTCAGATTCTCATTAATTTGGTGAATTCAAGGGGAAGACATGTCGAGATCGCTGTTCTCCTCAAGGATATTCAATTCCTATCTACCCTCTTTAATGTCGTTGAGTTTAAGTTCATTCCTAGACTAGATAATCATAGAGCTGACCGTGTGGCCAAACATGCTCTATCCATTATGTAA